GCGGAACCGCGCCTCGACCTCCGAGAAGAAGATGCCCGGCCCGTTCAGCTGGTCGATGATGCCGACGACGCTGATCCCGTCGAGCAGCTGCACCACCGCCGGGTTCTTCTGCATCCGCGTGCCCTCGATCTTCAGCAGCCCGTCATATTCGCCGCTCTTGCCCTTCACCGGCACGAGCGTCAGGTCGAAGGTGCCGTCCTGGATGTTCTGCATGACCCCCGCGCCCTTCAGCACGTCGCCGGCGTCGCGGGCGCGGATGCGGATCGCCGTGCCGCCGTTCTGCGGCACCACGTCGCCCTGGATCGCGGCCTTGCCGACCGCGCCGGTGAAGGTGCCGTTGAGCCCCCGGGCCGTCGAGAACTTGCCCTGGAAGTCGCGGACGGCGATCTTGTCCGTCACCTGCAACTGGGCGACCGCGACCTCGATCGGCCCGCCACCCCCGCCGCCGCCCGACCCGCCGAGCGGCGCGCCGCGCATGTCGAGCGCGTTGCCGGTGATGCGGATCGCGGGCGCGGCGTTGCGCCCCCGCCCGACCAGCACCGCCGAGCCGTCGAGCCAGCCACCCGTGCGCAGCACCGGCAGCGACAGGCGGCGCAGCGTGCCGTTCTCGTTCAGCGCGACCGAGCCCTGCGCGGTCAGGCCCGGCGCCTTGATCGCCAGCTTCTCGACCGAGACCGGCGTGCCGAGCGTGCCCTCGACCTCGAGCGCGCCGGTGCCCGCCGGGGGCAGCCGCCAGCCAAGCTGCGGCAACGACACGCCGAGCCCCGCCATGTCCGAGGTCAGCACGAAGCTCGGCGGCTGGCCATGCGCCAGGGTGATGTCGATCTTCCCGCGCCCCTCGCCCGAGAAGGTGCCCTTCGGCAGGCCGATCCCCAGCGCCTGCGACACCGCCTCCGAGAGCACCACCTCGCCCTCGACCTTGCCCGGCGTGTCCGGGGTGAAGGATTGCGACCAGGCCCCGTCGAAGGGCGCGCCGGAAAGGTCGCCCTGCCCGCGCACGCTCACCCCGGTGTCGTCCACCGCCACGTAGAGCGCGTCGGAGCGCAGCACCTTTCCCGGCACCAGCTCGGCACTCTCGACGCCGGTCACCGTGGCATCGGCGATGACGTTGATCTCCTCGCGCTGCACGCCGTGCTTGAGCGGCGTCACCACGCGTACATCCGCGGCGACCTCGCCGGTGCCGAGCGCCACGGGCTTGTTCGCCTTCTTCATTACCTCGAGCGGCTCCTCGTCGAGGTAGGAGAGCGCCGCCTCGAGCGGGCCGGTGGCGTGGACCATGACCTCGCCGGTCATCGGGCGCGCCGCGAGGTCGGGGATGACGAAGCTCGAGCCCTCGCCCTGCAGCACGCCGCCCTGCCGCGGCCGCACCTCGCCGGAATCCAGCGCGACGGTCAGGCGGTTGCGCAGCAGGGTCAGCAGCCCCACCCCCTCGTAGAGCCGCGGCAGGGTGCGCGAATAGGTCAGCTCGACCCCGGTGAAACGGCTCTGCAGGTAGGGCACGAGGGAGCCGCCCGGCTCGAGCCGCAGCGCGGCGGTCACGTCCTGGAAGGTGCCCGCGTAGATGTTCTTCTCGATCCACTCCCGCGCCTTGTCTGCGGCGGAGCGGGGCCAGTAGGACAGCAACGTCGCGGGGGTCAGCGTGTCGAGCTGCGCGTCGAGCGAGAAGCGCCAGCCGCCCTCCTCGGCCGAGAGCAGCCCGCTCGCCCGCAGCGGCAGCGCCGGATCGGTGACGCGGAGGCGCCCGAGCTCGAAGCGGAACGGGTTGAAGCTGAGCCGCCAGTCGGTCTCGGCCCCCGCGAGCTTCAGCTTGTCGTCAAAGAACCCCTCGGGGTCGGCCTCGAGCCGCGAGAAGCGGAACTGGCCGACCATCGCGTCGGGCATGCCGCCCACCGGACCCTCGAGCACCGCGCGCCCGTCCGAGACCATGGTGCCGATCCGGCTCTTCACCGAGATCTCGTCGAAGGTCAGCGTGTTCGTCGCGGGATCGAAGGAGAAATAGGTGCGCGCGTCCTCGAAGGGGATCGGCTGGGTGTCGGCACGCGGCTGCAGCACCCCCGCGCCGATCTGCAGCGTCGCGGAAAGCTCACCGAGCTCGCCCGCCTCGGTGATCGCGCCGCGCAGCGCGCCCGAGATCGGCGCGCGCAGGCCGTTGAGCCAGGCCAGCGCCGGGGACTGGGTGGCGATGTCCTGCGTGTCGAGGCTGTTCAGCGTCACGCCGAAGCTCGCCGCGCCGGTGCCGATCGGACTTTCGGCGTTGAAGGCCAGCGTCGCCGGCACGTCGCTCCGTCCCAGCAGCGCCACGTCACCCGAAAGCCGCAGCGATGCCCCCTCGCGGTGCAGCCCGACGCGCCCGCCGTCGACCGTCCAGGCGCGCCCGGCGCGGGCATCCTCGTAGCGCAGGGTCAGCGCGTCGGCCTCGACCGACTGCAGCCCCGCAAGCCGCGGATCTATCGCCAGCCTGTCGATCAGCTTCATGATGGTGGGCAGGTCGGGCGCCGGTCCGCGTCGTCCCAGCAGATCGTCGAAGCCCATGGTCAGCCGCCCGGCCGCGTCGCGCCGCGCCATCAGCTGCACGCCCGAGACCCGCGCCACGCGCAGCTCGTACTCGCCGCGCAGAAGCTCGGTCGGGGCAAGCCCGGCCTCGATCAGCCCAAGCGCGGCAAGCTGCTCGCCGTCCGGGCCGCGCAGCTCGACATCGGTCAGCGCGATCCGGGCCAGCCAGTCGGGCTGGAGCCGCAGCCTCAGGTCACCGAAACTCACTTCGGTGCCGGGCAGCGCATCGGCGATGCGCGCCTCGACCGCCGAGCGCAGCCAGTCCGGGGCCGAGACCGAGCTGCCCTTGGCGTACCAGATCCCGCCCGCGACGAGCAGCAGCAGAAGCAGCAGCGTGCCCAGCCCGCAGCCACAGCCCCAGAGCACGACGCGGCGGCGTCTCGAGCGCGGTTTTCGGTGGCTCTTGCCGGCTGTCACTGGCGGTGCGCTCTCATCTCGCTATTGTCCTACTCCGGGTTCTAGCCCAAGAACCCAGCAAAGCGAACCGCCCAAAGGAGATGCGCAATGTCGGACATGGCCCCCGATTTCACCCTTCCCGTCACCGGCGGCGGAGAGGTCACCCTGTCGGCGCTGCGCCCCGAGAAGGTGGTGCTGTTCTTCTACCCGCGCGACGACACCTCGGGCTGCACGGTCGAGAACCAGGATTTCTCGCGGCTCATGCCCGAGTTCGAGGCGCTCGGGGTGAAGGTCTTCGGCATCTCGGCGGACTCGCTGGAGAGCCACGAGAAGTTCCTCCTCAAGAAGTCCCTCGCCGTGCCGCTGCTGTCGGACGAGACCGCGCAGACCTGCACCGCCTTCGGCGTGTGGAAGGAAAAGAAGATGTACGGCAAGACCTTCATGGGGATCGAGCGCAGCACCTTCCTGATCGACGGCACCGGCCGGATCCTGCGCGAATGGCGCAAGGTGAAGGTGCCGGGACATGCCGACGAGGTGCTGGCCGCGGCCAAGGACCTCTGAGCGACGGGCAACTCCCTTCAAAGGGAGTTGCAACGTCCTTCCAAGGACGTTGCGGACCCGCCCGGGCCCGCGCGCCCCACACCGGACACATTCCCTGCCCGGAAAACAGGCGAAAAAACGGGCAGATCCTATCCAAAAGAAGTAGCTGAGATCGGCAGGTTTTCGCCGTTTGCGCGCCGTTCCGCCTTACGCGACGAATCGCAAGCCCAAAATTGTTGCGATTTCGAGGGGGTCTGTTAGTCCCTTTGCAGGTTTGGGGATTAGGGGACCCGGGCCGGAATTGGGACGGAATAAGGGACAGACACGTGCGGACGCGGCTTGCGATCAAATGGCACGCGCTTCTTGAGCGCTATTTTCCGGAACGTCGACTCTTTCTCAGGTCGGACACCGACACGCGGTTCATCCGCCTCCGATCCGGGACACAGGCCATCGCGACCCTGGGCATCGCCCTCACCGTCGGCTGGACCATCGTCGCCACCGCCATCCTGCTGATGGACAGCATCAGCGCCGGCAATTTCCGCGAACAGTCCCGCCGCGACCAGACCACCTACCAGCAGCGCCTCAACGAGCTTTCGCGGGAGCGCGACGTCCGCGCCGCCGAGGCCAAGGCCGCGCAGGAACGCTTCAACACCGCCCTCGCCCAGGTCTCCGAGATGCAGTCGCAGCTGCTCGACAGCGAGACCCGCCGCCGCGAGCTCGAGACCGGGATCGACGTGATCCAGTCCACTCTCGGCACCGCGATGAAGGAACGCGAGGACGCCAGCACCCGCCTCGCCGCGCTCGAGGACCAGGTGGCGAACGGCGGCACCGCGCTCGCCGCGGCCGGCGGCGAGGGTGACGGCACGCTCGACCTCTTGTCGGGGATGCTCGCCCGCACCGCCGCCGAGCGCGACCAGGTCGTCGCCGACGCGCAGGACGCGCTGGTGCGCGCCGACGAGATCGCCACCGAGATGCGGCTGATGGAAGAGCAGAACGACATCATCTTCCGCCAGCTCGAGGACGCGATGACCATCTCGGTCGAGCCGCTGGACAAGATGTTCAAGGCCGCCGGCATGAACCCCGACACGCTGATCAAGCAGGTGCGCAAGGGCTACTCGGGCCAGGGCGGCCCGCTCACCCCGCTGACCTTCAGCACCCGCGGCCAGGAACCTTCGGCCGATGCCGAGCGCGCCAACCGCATCCTCGGCGAGATGGACAAGCTCAACCTCTACCGCATCGCCGCCGAGCGGGCCCCCTTTTCCGTCCCGCTGAAGGATCCCTTCCGCTTCACCTCGGGCTTCGGCCGCCGCTGGGGCCGCATGCACGAGGGCACCGATTTCGCCGCGCCGCACGGCACGCCGATCTACGCCACCGCCGACGGGGTGGTCATCCACGCCGGCTGGATGTCCGGTTACGGGCGCCTCGTGAAGATCCAGCACGAGTTCGGGATCGAGACCCGCTACGGCCACATGTCCAAAATCAACGTGAAGGTCGGCCAAAGGGTCTCGCGCGGACAGCAGGTTGGTGCTATGGGAAATACAGGACGGTCGACCGGCACGCATCTTCACTACGAGATCCGCGTCGGCGGTTCGCCCGTCAATCCCATGATCTACATCAAGGCTGCCAACGATGTTTTCTAAGAGCAAGATCAATGAACCCGGGCCCAAGGCCGAGGAAGCCGTGGCGAAACCCGCGGTCTCCGATGCGCCCCGGTCGACCGAGTTCAAGCCGACCGCTCCGAAAGCCAAGCCGCCGGCTTCGGTCCTGTCGAGCGATCTGCACATCACCGGCAACCTCAAGACCACCGGCGACATCCAGGTCGAAGGCACCATCGAGGGCGACATCCGCGCCCACCTGCTGACCGTCGGCGAGACTGCCACGATCAAGGGCGAGATCGTCGCGGATGACGTGGTGATCAACGGCCGCATCGTCGGCCGCGTGCGCGGCCTGAAGGTGCGCCTGACCGCCACCGCCCGCGTCGAGGGCGACATCATCCACAAGACCATCGCCATCGAGTCCGGCGCCCATTTCGAGGGTTCGGTGCAGCGCGCCGACGATCCGCTCTCGACCGGCAAGGCCAAGGCCGCGCCGACCCCGACCGCGGAACCGACCGCCGGCTGAGCCGCGGCGCAGCGCGCAGGAATGACGACGCCGGGCCTTCGCCCGGCGTTTTTCGTTTCCCGGTCCTTCTTCCGGCCCGCCCCGTCAGGCGTCGAGCTCGGCATCCCAGTAGAGGAAGTCCAGCCAGCTCTCGTGCAGGTGGTTCGGCGGGAACTTGCGGCCGACGTTCAGCAACTCCCCGGCGGTGGGCTGGCGCGGCGCGCGGTAGAGCGACATGCCGGCGCGGCGCAGGCTCTTCGAGCCCTTGCGCAGGTTGCAGGGCGAGCAGGCCGCCACCACGTTCTCCCAGCTGGTGATCCCGCCCGAGGCGCGCGGCACCACGTGGTCGAAGGTCAGGTCGCCCTTGCTGCCGCAGTACTGGCAGCGGAACTCGTCCCTCAGAAAAAGATTAAAGCGCGTGAAGGCCACGCGCTTTCTGGGTCTTACGTAATCTTTGAGGACGACGACACTCGGTATCTTCAGCACCATCGAGGGGCTTCGGACCTCCTCGTCGTACTCGGCGACGATGTCCACCCTGTCGAGGAAGGCCGCCTTCACCGCTTCCTGCCATGGCCAGAGCGACAGTGGGTAGTAGGAGAGCGGGCGATAGTCCGCGTTCAGCACCAGCGCCGGGTGTTGGCGGAGCGCCGAGGGCTCTCGTACGAAGTGGGTCCTGAAGTCGCCGTCCATGAGTGAGTCGTCCCCCGCTCTGTCTGCTCGTAAGGGCACCAGAGCGGGACCACCCGCCCCAGCTACAAAACCACTATATATCGCGGATAGGCTCTGACAAGCCTCGCTATGTGCCCTGATGCCCCTGTGGATAGGTGATGCTCATGACATGAGCATGACACCACGGGGCGTCATCGGCTAGTCTTCTCGCATGCGTGATCCATCCATGACCGATGCCGCCCCGCCGCCCTTCCTTCTGGAGGCGGCGCTCTATTGTCCGGACATCGACGCCGCCGAGGCCTTCTACGAGGGGGTCATGGGGCTGAAGAAGCTGAAGCGCCTCGACTCCCGCCACGTCTTCTTCCGCGTCGGCACGGGGGTGCTGCTGCTCTTCAACCCGGACGAGACCGAGAAGCCGCCGCACAACCCCGCGCTGCCGGTGCCGAGCCACGGCGCGCGCGGGCCGGGGCATGTCTGCCTCGCGATGCCCGGGGCGGCGCTGGAGCGCTGGCGCAAGCGGCTGCAGCAGGCGGGCGTGCACATCGAGGCGGACTTCACCTGGCCGAACGGTGCGCGCTCGATCTATTTCCGCGACCCGGCGGGCAATTCGGTGGAACTGGCCGAGCCGCGGCTCTGGGAATAGCCGGTTGCGCGATGCCCCGCGCGCACCGGCAACACCCCTTGGCAGGCGCGCCCGCGGGTCCGCCTTGCGGACCCGCTACACGCGCGGCGCGTCAGGCGGGCAAGCCCGCCGACGCGCTAGAACCCGCACTTGTCGCGCAGGAAGGCCAGCGCCACGCCCAGCCCCTCGGGGTCGATGCCGTGGCCGGTGCCCTTCATCACGTGGGCGTAGACTTCCTTCCAGCCGGCGCCCTGCAGCGCCTCGGCGGCGGCGGGCAGCGACTCGGGCGGCACCACCTCGTCGTGGTCGCCATGCACCAGCAGCACCGGCGGGCGGCTCATCACCTCATCGGCCAGCAGCTCGGGCGAGATCAGCCGGCCCGAGAAGGCCACGACACCGGCCAGCTCGTCCTCGCGCCGGGGCGCCACGTGCAGCGACATCATCGAGCCCTGCGAGAAGCCGAAGAGCGCCACCTGCTCGGGCAGCAGGTCCTCGTCGACCATCAGCGCGTCGAGGAAGGCGTTCAGATCCTCGATCGCCCGCACCATGCCCTGCATGGATTCCTCTTCGGATGAGCCGTCGATCCACGGGATCGGGAACCACTGGAAACCCATGGGCGAGCCGGCGCAGTCCTCCGGCGCATCGGGCGCGACGAAGAGCGTGTCGGGCAGGTGCTCGGCCAGCGGGTCCGCGAGGCCGAGGAGGTCGGCGCCGTTGGCGCCATAGCCGTGCAGGAAGACGACGCAGGAGCGGGTCTCGCCCGATGCGGGGCCCTTGCGGCCGGCCTGGAGAACGCGGGTCATGCAATACCTTCTCTTTGCTTGCGCACATGGTAGTAGGCCCAGAGCGCGCGCGCCGCAACTGCCCGCCAAGGGCTCCATGCCTCGGCCATCTCGCGCAGGGCACGCTCCTTGGGGCGGTCTTCCAGATCGAAGAGCAGCCGCGCGGATTCCTGCAGCGCCAGATCCCCCGGCGCGAAGACATCGGCATGGCCGAGCGAGAACATGGCGTAGATCTCGGCGGTCCAGACGCCGATGCCCTTCACCGCGGTCAGCGTCTCGACCACCACCGGCGTCGGCGCGGTCCGCAAGGCGTCGAAGTCGATGCCCTCGGCGGCCAGCGCCTGAGCGTAGGTCGCCTTCTGCCGCGACAGCCCCAGCGCGCGCAGCCCCTCGAGATCGGTGGACAGGATCGCCTCGGGCGCGGTCATTCCCGCCGCCTCGAGCCGTGCCCAGATCGCCCGCGCCGAGGCGACGCTGACCTGCTGGCTGACGATCGCCGACAGGAGCTGCCCGAACCCGTCCTCGCGCCGCCGCAGCGGCAGCGGGCCGGTCAGCTCGAGCGCATGGGCAAAGCGCGGCTCGGCCGAGGCCAGCCAGTCGCAGCCCTCGGCCACGCAGGCATCGGAAAAGATGATCCGTCCGACTGTCTCGTTCTGCTCTGCCATATGCGCTCCGCCTCCGGTCCTGCCCTGTCCTAGCGCAGACGCGGCCCGCTTGCCACCATGGCGCGGCACATCTGCGCCCCCTTGTGCTCGCGCGCGCACCGCCCTACCGATATGGCCATGCAAGCTTCCTCCGCGTCCCGCGCCCGCCGCAATGTCATGGTTCTGGTTCTCGCGCAGGCGTTTCTGGGCGCGCAGATGCCGATGATCTTCACCATCGGGGGGCTCGCCGGCCAGTCGCTGGCCCCGAACCCCTGCTTCGCCACGCTGCCGATCTCGCTCATCGTGCTCGGCTCGATGCTCTCGGCGACGCCGGTCTCGGCCTTCATGCAGCGCTTCGGCCGCCGCGCCGGGTTCTTCCTCGGCACCACCGGCGGCACGCTCGGCGGCATCGTCGGGGCGACGGGGCTCTACCTGCAATCCTTCCCGATCTTCCTGCTCGGCAGCCTGCTGACCGGGCTCTACATGTCGACGCAGGGCTTCTTCCGCTTCGCCGCCGCCGACACCGCCAGCCCCGAGTTCCGCCCCAAGGCGATCTCCTACGTGATGGCGGGCGGGCTGGTCTCGGCGCTGATCGGCCCGCAGATGGTGAAACTCACCGCAAACGCCTACGTGGTCCCCTTCTTCGGCACCTATGCCACGGTGATCGCGGTGAACCTGCTGGGCTCGCTGCTCTTCCTCTTCCTCGACATCCCGAAGCCCCCGGCCCGCGCTCCGGGCAGCGACTACGGCCGCACGCGCTGGCAGCTGCTGACCACGCCGCGCATCGCGGTCGCGGTGATCTGCGGCATGGTGAGCTACGCGCTGATGAACCTCGTGATGACCTCGACGCCGCTCGCGGTCGTCGGCTGCGGCTACCAGACCTCGGACGCGGCCAACGTGGTGAGCGCCCACGTGCTGGCGATGTTCGCGCCGTCCTTCTTCACCGGCCAGCTGATCAGCCGCTTCGGGGTCGAGAAGATCATGGGCACCGGGCTGCTCATCCTTGCCTGCGCCGGGGGCGTGGCGATGACCGGGGTTGAGCTCGAGAACTTCTTCCTCGCGCTGGTGCTGCTCGGGCTTGGCTGGAACTTCGGCTTCATCGGCGCGACCACCATGCTCGCGGGCGCCCACACCGCCGAGGAGCGCGGCCGCATGCAGGGGCTGAACGACCTGCTGGTCTTCGGCGGGGTGACCTTCGCCTCGCTGGCCTCGGGCGGGCTGATGAACTGCTCGGGCGGCACGCCGCAGGAGGGCTGGAGCGCCGTGGTCATGGCCATGGCGCCGTTCCTCGTGCTTGCCGGCGGCGCGCTGATCTGGCTGCTGCTGCGCCCGGTGGAGCAACCGGCGGAGTGAGCGCACCTTCCTTCGAAGGAAGGTGCAAGTCTCCTCGAAGAGACTTGCCCTAGACCCGGCCGCGGAACGCCGCCGCCACCAGCCGCGCCCGCTTGGAGAATTCCGACAGTTGCAGCGTGCCCTCGGCGACGCGCCCCGGCTCCTTCGCCGCAAGCGCCAGCAGCGGCCCCGCCTGCCAGCCCGCCAGCAGCGCCGGACGCGCCGATTTCGGCATCTTGCCAAACCCCCTGCGCGCCCGCTTCAGCCGCTCGAGCCCGCCACGCGCCAGCGCCGCCACGCCCTCGGGCCGCCCGTCGAGCAGCGGCACCCGGCCCTTGCCCTCGAGCTCCGGCACCGCGCGCAGGAAGGCCGCAAGACCGAAGGCATAGCCCGCGTCCAGCGCCACCTCTTCGTCGATGCCGCCAAGCGCCCGCCCCGCCGCCAGCAGCAAGAGGCCCGAGGTCTCCTCGAGATAGCGCGTGAGGTGCCCCTCGTCCTCGAAGGGATCGCGGTAGATGTCCCAGCGCCGCGCGCCGACCAGCGGGTCGAGCCGCGCCGCGGTCTCGGCGTCGAGCACCTGCGCAAGCGGCGTCACCACCTCGTGCCGCCGCACCGCGCCGCCCTTCGCGATCTCTTCCAGAGCGTCGCGCCACCATTGCAGGCGCATCTCGGCGATCATCGTCTCCTGCGTCACCCAGGGCGCGCGGGCGACCTCGAGGTTGAAGGCATAGAGCGGGAAGAGCACGCGCCGCGCCTCGGGCGGCGCGGCCATGGCGGCGGCGAACCGGTCGGGATCGCCGCGCTCGAGCAGGCCCGCGCAGGCGATCAGGTCGTCACTGAGCTGCACGCGCCACCCCGTCGCAATCGCGGATCAGCTTCCAGCGCACCGCATCGAGCAGCGCCTCGAACGACGCATCCACTATGTTCGCGCTGACCCCGACAGTCTGCCAGCGCCGGCCCGAGCCGTCCTCGCTGTCGATGATGACGCGGGTCACGGCCTCGGTGCCGCCCTGGGTGATGCGCACCTTGAAGTCCACCAGCCGCATGTCGTCGATCACCGACTGGTAGGGCCCAAGGTCCTTGGCCAGCGCCTTGGCGAGCGCGTTCACCGGGCCGCGGTCGTGCCCCTCGGTGTCGAGGCTGTCCGAGACGGAAAGCTTCTTCTCGCCGTCGATCTTCACCACCACCACGGCCTCCGACAGCGAGACCATCTTGTCGTACTTGTTCTTGCGCCGCTCGATGGTGACCCGGTAGCGCTTCACCTCGAAGAACTCGGGCAGGCAGCCCAGCTCCTCGCGCGCCAGCAGCTCGAAGCTCGCCTGCGCGGTGTCGTAGGTGTAGCCCTCGGCCTCCTGCGTCTTGATCCGGTCGAGGATGCGCCCCAGCGCCGGGTTGCCGGGCTCGACCTCGAGCCCCGCCTCGGCGAGCCGGCGGCGCAGGTTCGACTGGCCCGCCTGGTTCGACATCGGGATGACCCGGCGGTTGCCGACCACGCCCGGCTCGATGTGCTCGTAGGTGGTGGGGTCCTTGAGGATCGCGCTCGCGTGCAGCCCCGCCTTGTGGGCGAAGGCCGAGCTGCCGACATAGGGCGCCTGGCGCATCGGCACGCGGTTGAGGATCTCGTCGAGCATCCGGCTCACCTGCGTGATGCCCTCGACCGCCTCGAGGCTCACCCCGGTCTCGAAGCGCGAGGCATAGGGCTCCTTCAGCAGCAGCGTCGGGATGAGCGTGGTGAGGTTGGCATTGCCGCAGCGCTCGCCGAGCCCGTTGAGCGTGCCCTGCAGCTGCCGCACGCCCGCGTCGATCGCCGCCAGCGTGCCGCCCACGGCGGTCTCGGTGTCGTTGTGGGTGTGGATGCCGAGCTTCTCGCCCGGCACGCCCGCCGCGATCACCTCGCGCACGATGCGGCCGATCTCCTCGGGCAGCGTGCCGCCGTTGGTGTCGCAGAGCACGACCCAGCGTGCGCCGTTCTCCAGCGCCGCCTTCACGCAGGAGAGCGCGTAGCCGGGGTTGGCCTTGTAGCCATCGAAGAAATGCTCGGCGTCGAACAGCGCCTCGCGCCCGAGGCCGACGCAATGCGCCACCGAGGCCGAGATCGCCTCGAGGTTCTCCTCGAGCGTGATGCCGAGCGCGGTGGTCACGTGGAACTCGTGGGTCTTGCCGACGAGGCAGACCGAGGGCGTGCCCGCGTTCAGCACCGCCGCCAGCACGTCGTCATTCGCCGCCGAGCGCCCGGCCCGCTTGGTCATGCCGAAGGCGGTCATCGTGGCGCGGGTCTTGCCGACCTCGTCGAAGAAGGCGCTGTCCGTGGGGTTCGCCCCGGGCCAGCCGCCCTCGATGTAGTCGACCCCCAGCGCGTCGAGCGCCGCAACGATGCGGTGCTTCTCGGCGGTCGAGAACTGTACGCCCTGCGTCTGCTGCCCGTCGCGCAGCGTGGTGTCGTAGATGTAGAGACGCTCCTTCCCCATCACGCCCCTCCTTTCATCTTTCCAGAAATACTCCGGGGGCGCGGGGGCTGGCCCCCGCATCCCGCTGCCCGCCCGCACAAGGCCATCCCGCTTCGCATCACACCAGCCCCTCCAGCTTGGCCGCGTCGAACCCGGCGCCGGGCAGAAGCTCGACACCCGCCTTCGACATGCGCACCTCGACCCCGGCCGCGATCAGCGCGGTCTTGAGCCGGTCGACCTCGGAGAAATCCTTGCTCTCCATCGCCTGCGCCCGCACGCCCGCGAGGTGGTCCGCCAGACCCGAGAGGTCCGGCCCCGCGCTCACCCAACCGCCCAGCTCGTCCGTCAGCAGGCCCAGAAGCTGCGCCGAGGCAAGAAAATCCTCCACGGAAACCGGGCCTTCAGGCGTATCCACGCCTCTCTCAAGAGCCGATGCCATCGCGTGAAGACGTGCGATAACACCCGCGGTATTCAAATCGTCCTTGAGCGGTGCGATCTCGATTTCGCTTGGAGTGCCGGGCTTCACGCCTTCGGTAATCTTCCGCCACCTCCGCAGAGTCGCCTCGGCCTGCGCCGCCTTCTCGGCGGTCCAGTCCATCGGCTTGCGATAGTGCGTCGAGAGCATCACGAAGCGGATCACCTCGCCCGGCACGGCGGGCTGGCCGTCGTGGCCGTCGAGCAGGTCGCGCACGGTGAAGAAGTTGCCGAGCGACTTCGACATCTTCTTGCCCTCGACCTGCAGCATCTCGTTGTGCAGCCAGACCTTGGCGAAGTCGCCATGCGGGTGCGCGCAGCAGCTCTGCGCGATCTCGTTCTCGTGGTGCGGGAACATCAGGTCATTGCCGCCGCCGTGGATGTCGAAGCTCTCGCCCAAAAGCTCGTAGGACATCGCCGAGCACTCGATGTGCCAGCCCGGACGGCCCCGGCCCCAA
The Salipiger sp. H15 DNA segment above includes these coding regions:
- a CDS encoding M23 family metallopeptidase — translated: MRTRLAIKWHALLERYFPERRLFLRSDTDTRFIRLRSGTQAIATLGIALTVGWTIVATAILLMDSISAGNFREQSRRDQTTYQQRLNELSRERDVRAAEAKAAQERFNTALAQVSEMQSQLLDSETRRRELETGIDVIQSTLGTAMKEREDASTRLAALEDQVANGGTALAAAGGEGDGTLDLLSGMLARTAAERDQVVADAQDALVRADEIATEMRLMEEQNDIIFRQLEDAMTISVEPLDKMFKAAGMNPDTLIKQVRKGYSGQGGPLTPLTFSTRGQEPSADAERANRILGEMDKLNLYRIAAERAPFSVPLKDPFRFTSGFGRRWGRMHEGTDFAAPHGTPIYATADGVVIHAGWMSGYGRLVKIQHEFGIETRYGHMSKINVKVGQRVSRGQQVGAMGNTGRSTGTHLHYEIRVGGSPVNPMIYIKAANDVF
- a CDS encoding AsmA-like C-terminal region-containing protein produces the protein MTAGKSHRKPRSRRRRVVLWGCGCGLGTLLLLLLLVAGGIWYAKGSSVSAPDWLRSAVEARIADALPGTEVSFGDLRLRLQPDWLARIALTDVELRGPDGEQLAALGLIEAGLAPTELLRGEYELRVARVSGVQLMARRDAAGRLTMGFDDLLGRRGPAPDLPTIMKLIDRLAIDPRLAGLQSVEADALTLRYEDARAGRAWTVDGGRVGLHREGASLRLSGDVALLGRSDVPATLAFNAESPIGTGAASFGVTLNSLDTQDIATQSPALAWLNGLRAPISGALRGAITEAGELGELSATLQIGAGVLQPRADTQPIPFEDARTYFSFDPATNTLTFDEISVKSRIGTMVSDGRAVLEGPVGGMPDAMVGQFRFSRLEADPEGFFDDKLKLAGAETDWRLSFNPFRFELGRLRVTDPALPLRASGLLSAEEGGWRFSLDAQLDTLTPATLLSYWPRSAADKAREWIEKNIYAGTFQDVTAALRLEPGGSLVPYLQSRFTGVELTYSRTLPRLYEGVGLLTLLRNRLTVALDSGEVRPRQGGVLQGEGSSFVIPDLAARPMTGEVMVHATGPLEAALSYLDEEPLEVMKKANKPVALGTGEVAADVRVVTPLKHGVQREEINVIADATVTGVESAELVPGKVLRSDALYVAVDDTGVSVRGQGDLSGAPFDGAWSQSFTPDTPGKVEGEVVLSEAVSQALGIGLPKGTFSGEGRGKIDITLAHGQPPSFVLTSDMAGLGVSLPQLGWRLPPAGTGALEVEGTLGTPVSVEKLAIKAPGLTAQGSVALNENGTLRRLSLPVLRTGGWLDGSAVLVGRGRNAAPAIRITGNALDMRGAPLGGSGGGGGGGPIEVAVAQLQVTDKIAVRDFQGKFSTARGLNGTFTGAVGKAAIQGDVVPQNGGTAIRIRARDAGDVLKGAGVMQNIQDGTFDLTLVPVKGKSGEYDGLLKIEGTRMQKNPAVVQLLDGISVVGIIDQLNGPGIFFSEVEARFRMTPQQIILTRSSATGPSMGISMDGYANLATGMMDMQGVLSPIYVINGIGQLFSRKGEGLIGFNFNLRGPVADPAVSVNPLSVFTPGMFRDIFRRPPPQVSQ
- a CDS encoding HNH endonuclease produces the protein MDGDFRTHFVREPSALRQHPALVLNADYRPLSYYPLSLWPWQEAVKAAFLDRVDIVAEYDEEVRSPSMVLKIPSVVVLKDYVRPRKRVAFTRFNLFLRDEFRCQYCGSKGDLTFDHVVPRASGGITSWENVVAACSPCNLRKGSKSLRRAGMSLYRAPRQPTAGELLNVGRKFPPNHLHESWLDFLYWDAELDA
- a CDS encoding alpha/beta fold hydrolase encodes the protein MTRVLQAGRKGPASGETRSCVVFLHGYGANGADLLGLADPLAEHLPDTLFVAPDAPEDCAGSPMGFQWFPIPWIDGSSEEESMQGMVRAIEDLNAFLDALMVDEDLLPEQVALFGFSQGSMMSLHVAPRREDELAGVVAFSGRLISPELLADEVMSRPPVLLVHGDHDEVVPPESLPAAAEALQGAGWKEVYAHVMKGTGHGIDPEGLGVALAFLRDKCGF
- a CDS encoding DNA-3-methyladenine glycosylase 2 family protein, giving the protein MAEQNETVGRIIFSDACVAEGCDWLASAEPRFAHALELTGPLPLRRREDGFGQLLSAIVSQQVSVASARAIWARLEAAGMTAPEAILSTDLEGLRALGLSRQKATYAQALAAEGIDFDALRTAPTPVVVETLTAVKGIGVWTAEIYAMFSLGHADVFAPGDLALQESARLLFDLEDRPKERALREMAEAWSPWRAVAARALWAYYHVRKQREGIA
- a CDS encoding peroxiredoxin; the protein is MSDMAPDFTLPVTGGGEVTLSALRPEKVVLFFYPRDDTSGCTVENQDFSRLMPEFEALGVKVFGISADSLESHEKFLLKKSLAVPLLSDETAQTCTAFGVWKEKKMYGKTFMGIERSTFLIDGTGRILREWRKVKVPGHADEVLAAAKDL
- a CDS encoding polymer-forming cytoskeletal protein — its product is MFSKSKINEPGPKAEEAVAKPAVSDAPRSTEFKPTAPKAKPPASVLSSDLHITGNLKTTGDIQVEGTIEGDIRAHLLTVGETATIKGEIVADDVVINGRIVGRVRGLKVRLTATARVEGDIIHKTIAIESGAHFEGSVQRADDPLSTGKAKAAPTPTAEPTAG
- a CDS encoding VOC family protein, with amino-acid sequence MTDAAPPPFLLEAALYCPDIDAAEAFYEGVMGLKKLKRLDSRHVFFRVGTGVLLLFNPDETEKPPHNPALPVPSHGARGPGHVCLAMPGAALERWRKRLQQAGVHIEADFTWPNGARSIYFRDPAGNSVELAEPRLWE